In Geopsychrobacter electrodiphilus DSM 16401, a single window of DNA contains:
- a CDS encoding homocysteine S-methyltransferase family protein codes for MTVKSLETKITILDGGMGRELELRGAPFKQPEWSALAMIEAPETVKEVHKAFIKSGASVITTNSYALVPFHIGEERFKNQGRLLAATAGQVARAAVKETQTNTRVAGSIPPLFGSYRADLYQADRVAEIATPLIEGLGPYVDLWLCETQSLVAEAVRVTSLIRSLDKGTKPIWVSFSLEDAVPTPEPLLRSGESIVSAVKSLSGLEVDAILFNCCQPEVIRGALQVARETLVSAGTPDLELGAYANAFSPQLQTLSANEGLNKIRTDLTPSAYLHWAQQWRDEGATLIGGCCGIGPDHIAMLAEQLHT; via the coding sequence ATGACTGTTAAATCGTTGGAAACCAAGATCACTATTCTGGATGGTGGCATGGGGCGAGAGCTTGAACTTCGTGGGGCCCCTTTTAAACAACCGGAGTGGTCGGCGTTAGCGATGATCGAGGCTCCCGAAACGGTCAAAGAGGTCCATAAGGCGTTCATAAAGAGCGGGGCTTCTGTCATCACAACGAACAGTTATGCTCTGGTTCCTTTCCATATCGGAGAGGAACGTTTCAAAAACCAGGGCAGGCTCCTGGCCGCGACAGCGGGACAAGTGGCACGTGCAGCCGTTAAAGAAACTCAAACGAACACGCGGGTCGCAGGCTCTATTCCACCATTGTTCGGATCTTATCGAGCCGACCTCTATCAGGCTGACCGCGTTGCCGAAATTGCTACGCCCTTAATAGAGGGGCTTGGTCCCTATGTCGATTTATGGCTTTGCGAAACACAAAGCCTTGTGGCCGAGGCTGTACGCGTAACCTCATTGATCCGAAGTCTGGATAAGGGGACGAAGCCAATCTGGGTCTCCTTCTCTCTCGAAGATGCCGTGCCCACCCCTGAGCCGCTATTGAGATCTGGAGAGTCCATCGTATCCGCCGTGAAATCCTTGTCCGGCCTGGAGGTCGATGCGATTCTATTTAACTGTTGCCAGCCAGAAGTCATCAGGGGAGCACTTCAAGTAGCACGGGAAACACTGGTATCCGCCGGCACACCAGACCTTGAACTTGGAGCCTATGCCAACGCATTTTCCCCGCAGCTTCAAACCCTGTCCGCAAACGAGGGCCTCAATAAAATACGTACAGACTTGACGCCTTCGGCTTACCTGCACTGGGCACAACAATGGCGAGACGAAGGTGCGACCCTGATCGGGGGCTGCTGTGGTATCGGTCCCGACCATATCGCCATGCTGGCAGAGCAGCTTCATACTTAA
- a CDS encoding S8 family peptidase, with protein MNKRLVFETTGSLRIGIIDTGVNPWHSHVRGEVRGLRIYSDAQGRIQEDEDFRDMVGHGTAVAGILRQGLPAAELFVLRVFDGELNSYPSLVARALLRAAAEGCQIINLSLGMLHGSGAEVLEQACRTVLDAGSVLVAAGHPQRPGLLPASFPGVIGVVSAEHLKPGEIEVNPNRPYSYQASGWPRDLEGLPPGANLWGNSFACARVSLNFALKTPAGLRSSEAVI; from the coding sequence ATGAACAAAAGATTGGTTTTTGAAACCACAGGCTCTTTGCGCATCGGCATTATCGACACGGGGGTCAACCCCTGGCATTCCCACGTGCGCGGTGAGGTGCGTGGACTCCGGATTTATTCAGACGCACAGGGAAGAATTCAGGAGGATGAGGACTTTCGGGACATGGTTGGTCACGGTACGGCCGTCGCCGGAATTCTGCGTCAGGGTCTCCCCGCCGCAGAACTTTTTGTGCTTCGCGTCTTTGATGGGGAGTTGAACTCCTATCCTTCATTGGTGGCTCGGGCGCTACTGCGAGCTGCTGCCGAGGGGTGTCAGATTATCAACCTCAGTCTGGGGATGCTTCATGGCTCGGGGGCCGAGGTCCTTGAACAGGCCTGTCGAACCGTTCTGGATGCGGGATCTGTGCTGGTGGCTGCTGGCCATCCGCAGAGGCCGGGTCTGCTTCCGGCGTCATTTCCTGGCGTGATCGGCGTAGTATCCGCTGAGCATCTGAAACCGGGGGAGATTGAGGTTAATCCGAATCGACCTTATTCATACCAGGCTTCGGGCTGGCCGCGCGACCTGGAGGGGCTGCCGCCAGGGGCCAATCTGTGGGGCAATTCTTTTGCCTGCGCCAGAGTCAGTCTCAATTTTGCCTTGAAAACTCCGGCCGGATTGAGGTCGTCGGAAGCGGTTATCTGA
- a CDS encoding MoaD/ThiS family protein translates to MKVSLKCFAQLVKRDVCDYRDSTAHELPTGASVNNLIDKLGFQGKEIKLVYVNNVIVPQTTRLHEGDRVAFAPATGGM, encoded by the coding sequence ATGAAAGTCTCGTTAAAATGCTTCGCTCAATTGGTCAAAAGGGATGTCTGTGATTACCGCGACAGTACCGCCCATGAGCTGCCCACCGGAGCCAGTGTCAACAACCTGATTGACAAGCTCGGATTTCAGGGTAAAGAGATTAAACTGGTCTATGTGAACAACGTCATTGTTCCGCAGACAACCCGGCTCCATGAAGGTGACCGGGTTGCTTTTGCCCCAGCGACGGGTGGTATGTAA
- a CDS encoding DUF1499 domain-containing protein: MAPCPSSPNCVSSDAQDNEHLVAPFQIVCPTMDAWRVARDLLSKLPRTRIVTEKPDYLHAECRSALFGFVDDLELNLRSSERIIAVRSASRLGYSDFGVNRRRIEGLRAALISRGVVK, encoded by the coding sequence ATGGCTCCCTGTCCGTCTTCACCGAACTGTGTTTCGAGTGATGCCCAGGACAATGAGCATCTGGTTGCCCCGTTTCAGATTGTCTGTCCGACCATGGACGCCTGGAGGGTCGCGCGGGATTTACTCTCGAAGCTCCCGCGTACGCGGATTGTGACGGAAAAACCTGATTATCTGCACGCCGAATGCCGCAGCGCCCTGTTCGGTTTTGTTGATGATCTTGAGCTCAACCTGCGGTCTTCCGAAAGGATCATCGCGGTCCGTTCGGCCTCGCGTCTGGGGTATTCAGATTTCGGTGTCAATCGCCGCCGCATTGAAGGGCTGAGGGCAGCTCTCATCAGCCGCGGGGTTGTAAAATAG
- a CDS encoding radical SAM/SPASM domain-containing protein gives MNYLWAEHRVFPAGDGAILFGVDHASLFFIDAQTREVLQRLGSRPSLNLSETAPQDREILSGLREARFLRPEITMERPAPVLPDPQGIPLATMVLEVAQDCNLRCTYCYAEGGGYGGERRLLTPQTARKAVRLLLREAADREVVTLVLFGGEPLLNMPAVKAAIEEAVLKGGEAGKKVQISLTTNGTLLSPEIIAFLHHHRVGVSISLDGPPDLHDANRPDISGRGSYTRILPKLLQLLHNTPAPVGARVTLIPNQWSRIEEVYDHLISLGFHEVGIAPASPITNELLPDSDQEEILLQGFATMARRFKEEAEKGRILPFSNILDLLGRLHLGQTKSIACGAGFGYLAVDAAGDFFPCHRLAGEEIFRVGDLDSGIDMHKISASLATLTEGKAQMCSDCWARTLCAGGCHYENHLRETKLGMPPGGSCHFIRSWLQLGIELYAELRRTGAEALLERLEKRIAG, from the coding sequence ATGAATTACCTGTGGGCAGAGCATAGGGTTTTTCCGGCCGGCGATGGCGCGATTCTCTTCGGGGTGGATCATGCAAGTCTGTTTTTTATCGACGCGCAGACGCGCGAGGTTCTGCAGCGCTTGGGTTCTCGACCCTCCCTGAATCTTAGCGAGACAGCCCCGCAGGATCGAGAGATTCTGTCCGGGTTGCGAGAAGCGCGTTTTTTACGGCCGGAAATCACCATGGAAAGACCCGCTCCAGTGCTACCTGATCCACAGGGGATTCCCTTGGCGACTATGGTATTGGAAGTGGCGCAGGATTGTAATCTGCGCTGCACCTACTGCTACGCTGAAGGCGGCGGCTACGGCGGCGAAAGGCGCCTGCTCACTCCACAAACAGCCCGCAAGGCCGTTCGTCTTCTACTCAGAGAAGCGGCCGATCGCGAGGTCGTGACTCTGGTGCTGTTTGGCGGCGAGCCGCTACTCAACATGCCGGCGGTCAAAGCTGCGATCGAAGAGGCGGTCCTTAAAGGGGGGGAGGCAGGGAAAAAAGTCCAGATATCGCTGACCACCAACGGCACCCTGCTTAGCCCTGAGATTATCGCCTTCTTGCACCACCATCGTGTCGGCGTTTCAATCAGCCTCGACGGTCCTCCTGACCTGCACGATGCCAACCGTCCCGATATCAGCGGACGGGGAAGCTACACCAGAATCCTGCCGAAGCTGCTGCAGCTGTTGCACAACACCCCGGCGCCGGTTGGCGCGCGGGTGACCCTGATCCCGAATCAATGGAGCCGCATCGAAGAGGTCTACGATCACTTGATCAGTCTCGGCTTTCATGAGGTCGGCATTGCCCCGGCCAGTCCGATTACCAACGAACTGCTTCCCGACAGCGACCAGGAAGAGATCCTTCTCCAGGGTTTTGCCACCATGGCTCGCCGCTTCAAGGAGGAGGCTGAAAAAGGCCGGATTCTCCCGTTCAGCAACATTCTCGACCTGCTCGGTCGGCTCCATCTGGGACAGACGAAATCGATCGCCTGTGGCGCGGGCTTCGGTTATCTGGCGGTCGATGCCGCTGGCGACTTCTTTCCTTGTCACAGGTTAGCCGGCGAGGAGATCTTTCGCGTCGGCGACCTTGATTCAGGTATCGATATGCACAAAATCAGCGCCAGCCTGGCAACACTCACCGAAGGGAAAGCCCAAATGTGCTCGGACTGCTGGGCCCGAACCCTCTGTGCCGGGGGCTGCCACTACGAGAACCATCTCCGGGAGACCAAATTGGGAATGCCCCCGGGGGGCAGCTGTCATTTTATCCGCAGCTGGTTGCAGCTCGGTATCGAACTTTATGCTGAATTGCGCAGAACGGGCGCCGAGGCCCTGCTTGAGAGGCTAGAGAAACGGATCGCTGGTTAA
- the qhpC gene encoding quinohemoprotein amine dehydrogenase subunit gamma: MDKKRRIEALNLKAKAIEALAEGEGKTVEALAEGDPLNMPVGCTTIFDTGWETNPRPATPVGNCLSSARDYAGCAGDCWWPAQVPDGLTNSPDFDVACPNIARDWRTLK; the protein is encoded by the coding sequence ATGGATAAGAAAAGACGGATTGAGGCCTTGAACCTGAAAGCCAAAGCCATAGAAGCATTGGCCGAGGGGGAAGGAAAAACGGTCGAGGCCCTTGCGGAAGGCGATCCCTTGAACATGCCGGTCGGCTGCACCACCATCTTTGATACCGGTTGGGAAACCAATCCACGCCCGGCCACTCCGGTCGGAAACTGCCTCTCTTCGGCGCGTGATTACGCCGGTTGTGCGGGTGATTGCTGGTGGCCAGCCCAGGTTCCAGACGGTCTCACCAACAGTCCTGATTTCGATGTGGCCTGTCCCAATATCGCCCGGGACTGGCGCACTCTGAAATAG
- a CDS encoding aldehyde ferredoxin oxidoreductase C-terminal domain-containing protein, with the protein MKHLLRINMESQTTLSETVDQKYALFGGRSLIAQILNQEVDARVVPLGSENKLILCPGLFVDTAAPCSGRISVGGKSPLTKTIKEANAGGTMAKRMAALDLHGLVLEGQPPKDKWFVLVVDASGVEFLSAQTYLGMNNYQLGEELRKKMGSDISIASIGLAGERGYLNASIQFTDLDGHPSRAAARGGLGALMGSKGVKAIVFKDPETTDWAYVAKANFVAANKAYGQAILAHPFSGQGLPALGTALLVNVTNEMGILPTHNFSKGRWEHAEETSGERIAELQAERGGKQTHACQRGCTIRCSQVYNDKEGKYLTSGFEYETIGLFGANCGIRDIDVIARLDRLCDDLGVDTMDAACALGMCMEAGLIAFGDAAGALRLAQEMIEGTELGRILGNGTEATGRHLGVKRIPTVKGQAMAAYDPRGLKGTGVTYATSPMGADHTAGCTVGDQSLDGRCKDGQVELSRNLQIMMTVFDSLGMCIFSGFCCEDPKVLGYLIDMAAAKFGGDWDVNRLMGLGVQTLLLEKQFNKAAGFTEKDDRLPQFMYTEVLETAGTTFDLTTEDLAKTLAFGESV; encoded by the coding sequence ATGAAGCATCTGCTGCGCATTAATATGGAGAGTCAAACCACACTCAGCGAAACTGTCGACCAGAAATATGCACTTTTCGGAGGGAGAAGTTTGATCGCCCAAATCCTCAACCAGGAGGTTGATGCCAGGGTAGTTCCCCTTGGTTCAGAAAATAAACTCATCCTTTGCCCCGGACTGTTTGTTGATACCGCGGCACCCTGCTCCGGGCGCATTTCGGTGGGGGGAAAGAGTCCACTGACCAAAACGATTAAGGAAGCCAACGCCGGCGGGACCATGGCTAAAAGAATGGCCGCCTTGGATTTGCATGGACTGGTTTTGGAGGGTCAGCCACCCAAGGACAAATGGTTTGTGCTGGTGGTGGATGCCTCTGGGGTCGAGTTTTTGTCGGCTCAGACTTACCTTGGAATGAACAACTACCAACTTGGGGAAGAGTTGAGAAAAAAGATGGGGAGTGATATCTCCATCGCTTCGATCGGTTTGGCCGGAGAACGGGGCTATTTGAACGCTTCGATTCAATTTACCGACCTTGACGGGCACCCTTCCCGGGCCGCTGCGCGCGGTGGCCTCGGTGCCCTGATGGGCTCCAAGGGGGTGAAAGCGATCGTCTTCAAGGATCCGGAGACGACGGATTGGGCGTATGTGGCCAAAGCGAATTTTGTTGCGGCCAACAAGGCTTATGGCCAGGCTATTCTGGCGCACCCCTTTTCGGGACAGGGCCTGCCTGCGCTGGGGACCGCTCTTTTGGTTAACGTGACCAACGAAATGGGCATTTTGCCGACGCATAATTTCAGCAAGGGGCGTTGGGAGCATGCCGAAGAGACCAGCGGCGAGCGGATCGCCGAGCTGCAAGCAGAACGGGGCGGCAAGCAGACCCATGCCTGCCAGCGCGGCTGCACCATTCGCTGTTCCCAGGTCTATAACGACAAGGAGGGCAAATACCTGACCTCGGGGTTCGAGTATGAAACTATCGGGCTGTTCGGGGCGAACTGCGGAATTCGGGATATCGATGTTATCGCCAGACTGGACAGACTTTGTGACGACCTCGGCGTCGATACTATGGACGCGGCCTGTGCGCTTGGCATGTGTATGGAAGCCGGTCTGATAGCCTTCGGCGATGCCGCGGGGGCCTTGCGTCTTGCGCAGGAGATGATCGAGGGCACCGAACTGGGGCGGATTCTTGGTAATGGGACTGAAGCTACCGGTAGACACCTCGGAGTAAAGCGGATCCCTACGGTAAAAGGTCAGGCGATGGCGGCCTATGACCCCCGCGGGTTAAAGGGCACCGGGGTGACCTACGCGACAAGTCCTATGGGGGCCGATCATACAGCTGGTTGCACAGTCGGCGACCAGAGTCTTGATGGAAGGTGCAAGGACGGGCAGGTCGAACTTTCGCGTAATCTGCAGATCATGATGACAGTCTTTGACTCTCTGGGAATGTGTATTTTTTCCGGATTCTGCTGTGAAGATCCCAAGGTGCTCGGGTATCTGATCGATATGGCCGCTGCCAAGTTCGGCGGTGATTGGGACGTCAACCGTCTCATGGGTCTCGGGGTACAGACCTTGCTCTTGGAAAAGCAGTTCAATAAGGCTGCCGGTTTTACCGAGAAGGACGACCGTCTGCCGCAATTCATGTACACCGAGGTTCTCGAAACGGCAGGTACGACCTTTGATCTCACCACCGAGGATCTGGCCAAGACCCTCGCTTTTGGCGAATCAGTGTGA
- a CDS encoding ABC transporter ATP-binding protein: MLKGIKLFTRHLRGKKGLLAAVFILGLAGSASSLATPLIGKSFIDAVAERRDFSSVPLIAAALLGLAVVDLLLGTLTRVVHTKLSAVVLVEIRARLFAHCVNAPLEALEKFRHGDLLSRFGTDISKIQTLLVDGALGFIQNLIFLVVAATILFNLSRPLALWCFLGIILALIITAAFRRPIEAGTRGIREVMAGLSHFLSERLGALRAVRLHSAQQEEQQRFGRHNTNLVSKLLKFQFLDAAATGLPGIILTANLAWIYLLGGGLLERSEISLGTFVAFILYQGRLYGPARGLLGLVRNLQEVRVSLDRVTEVLSDEGEPCGQPEAEADGEAGVRLEEISYAYPGNPLVLNGVSLQIVPGERVALFGTSGAGKSTLIQILFGLRRPQQGRVYLGEKSIGYAGSEPFLLHASVEENLRYGNPQASFEALVIAARIAAAHEFVEGLPQGYQTIIGGRGQALSDGQRQRLGIARLVLRRPDILVFDEAFSALDPDTEARVRRNLWSHFQEKIILVVTHRLGGLNEFDRLCLLQEGRLRQVDEHQLLAALVTASAAEGNVESEPGPGRTVRVKPPQGHPPLEVARRSA, encoded by the coding sequence ATGCTGAAAGGGATAAAACTCTTTACCCGTCATCTGCGCGGCAAGAAGGGATTGCTGGCGGCGGTGTTTATTCTCGGCCTGGCCGGTTCGGCGTCATCCCTGGCGACCCCTCTGATCGGCAAGAGCTTTATCGACGCCGTCGCCGAGCGCAGGGATTTTTCCAGTGTGCCCTTGATCGCCGCCGCCCTGCTCGGCCTGGCTGTAGTTGACTTGCTGCTGGGAACTCTGACCCGGGTGGTGCATACCAAACTTTCGGCCGTGGTGTTGGTGGAGATCAGGGCGCGACTTTTCGCCCACTGCGTCAACGCACCGCTGGAGGCGCTGGAAAAATTTCGCCACGGCGATCTGTTGAGCCGGTTCGGCACCGATATTTCCAAGATCCAGACCCTTCTGGTCGACGGGGCCCTCGGGTTTATTCAGAACCTGATCTTTCTGGTTGTGGCAGCTACCATTCTGTTTAATCTCTCACGCCCTCTGGCGCTATGGTGTTTTCTCGGGATTATCCTCGCGCTGATTATCACCGCCGCCTTCCGTCGTCCCATCGAAGCAGGGACCAGAGGTATTCGCGAGGTGATGGCCGGGCTCTCGCATTTCCTTTCAGAGCGGCTGGGTGCCTTGCGCGCCGTGCGCCTGCACAGCGCGCAGCAGGAGGAACAGCAGCGCTTTGGTCGACATAACACCAACCTGGTCAGCAAACTGCTGAAGTTTCAGTTTTTGGATGCGGCGGCGACCGGCCTGCCCGGCATCATCCTGACCGCGAACCTGGCCTGGATCTATCTGCTCGGCGGCGGGTTGTTGGAGCGCTCGGAGATCAGCCTGGGGACTTTTGTGGCCTTTATCCTCTACCAGGGGCGGCTGTACGGGCCTGCTCGGGGGCTGCTGGGGTTGGTGCGCAATCTTCAGGAAGTGCGCGTGAGCCTGGACCGGGTCACCGAGGTGCTCAGCGATGAAGGCGAGCCCTGCGGGCAGCCAGAAGCTGAGGCGGATGGTGAGGCGGGGGTTCGCCTTGAGGAGATCAGCTATGCCTATCCGGGCAACCCCCTGGTGCTGAACGGAGTCAGTCTGCAGATTGTGCCCGGAGAGCGGGTGGCACTTTTCGGTACCTCGGGCGCAGGCAAGTCGACCCTGATCCAGATCCTTTTCGGCCTGCGCCGCCCACAGCAGGGGCGAGTTTACCTGGGTGAAAAGAGCATCGGCTACGCGGGGAGCGAGCCCTTTTTGTTGCATGCCTCAGTCGAGGAGAATCTGCGCTACGGCAACCCTCAGGCCAGCTTTGAAGCTCTGGTGATTGCTGCGCGGATCGCGGCGGCCCACGAATTTGTCGAGGGGCTGCCACAAGGCTATCAGACCATCATCGGCGGTCGAGGCCAGGCCCTCTCTGACGGACAGCGGCAGAGGCTGGGGATTGCTCGGCTGGTGTTGAGGCGGCCAGATATTCTGGTGTTTGACGAAGCCTTCTCAGCGCTGGATCCAGATACTGAAGCACGGGTGCGTCGTAACCTTTGGAGCCATTTTCAGGAGAAGATCATTCTGGTGGTCACTCATCGGCTCGGAGGTTTGAATGAGTTTGATCGCCTGTGCCTGCTGCAGGAGGGTCGGCTGCGGCAGGTTGATGAACACCAACTTCTCGCCGCATTGGTGACAGCTTCCGCAGCTGAAGGCAATGTCGAATCAGAGCCGGGGCCGGGACGGACTGTCAGGGTTAAGCCGCCGCAGGGACATCCCCCGCTGGAAGTGGCACGGAGATCGGCATGA
- a CDS encoding U32 family peptidase, with product MKLLAPLRNSSEVEPLLAAGAEEFYCGITPPAWQTRFSHNWINRRSPGSAGIDDFADLQRILLQAAGRPVYVTLNAPFYPAGSLELLVEFSAELLAAGVAGLIVADLNLLLSLVEAGLAAKIHLSSLATCTNQGAATFFQELGVSRVILPRHLTLDEIASSLVPGLDFEVFLLNDGCVFEEGLCATTHAAGAFCLNDGEAVPGISAQTLEGYAFWKWTLNHCGCKTNHGYPLGPCGLCALPRLRHMGISSLKVVGREASLPRKQAAVSLAAQALRLARSGAGPEEIRDRVIELRGGAALCQGRHLCYYPEVWAAAQSGEGRC from the coding sequence ATGAAGCTGCTTGCTCCGTTGCGAAATTCCTCCGAAGTGGAACCCCTGTTGGCGGCCGGGGCAGAGGAATTCTACTGTGGCATAACCCCTCCTGCATGGCAGACGCGGTTCAGTCACAACTGGATCAATCGCCGCTCCCCCGGTTCGGCCGGGATCGACGATTTTGCTGATTTGCAGCGGATTCTGCTCCAGGCTGCAGGCCGTCCCGTTTACGTCACCCTCAACGCCCCATTTTACCCGGCCGGGTCGTTGGAACTACTGGTCGAGTTCAGTGCCGAACTCCTTGCCGCGGGGGTCGCCGGGCTGATCGTCGCCGACCTCAATCTGCTCCTAAGTCTGGTTGAAGCAGGGCTGGCCGCCAAAATTCACCTCTCAAGTCTTGCCACCTGCACCAACCAAGGCGCTGCGACATTTTTTCAGGAACTGGGGGTGTCCCGGGTCATCCTGCCGCGCCACCTGACCCTGGATGAAATCGCGTCGAGTCTGGTCCCCGGGCTCGATTTTGAGGTCTTCCTGCTGAATGACGGCTGCGTCTTTGAAGAGGGTCTCTGCGCGACCACCCACGCCGCCGGGGCCTTCTGTCTGAACGATGGTGAAGCTGTACCGGGGATCTCAGCGCAGACCCTGGAGGGGTACGCCTTCTGGAAGTGGACCCTGAACCATTGTGGCTGCAAAACCAATCATGGCTATCCTCTCGGACCCTGTGGCCTGTGTGCTTTACCGAGGTTGCGGCATATGGGCATCAGCAGCCTGAAGGTGGTGGGGCGTGAGGCCTCACTGCCGCGGAAGCAGGCCGCGGTCAGCCTGGCCGCCCAGGCGCTGCGCCTGGCGCGTTCCGGTGCTGGTCCGGAGGAGATTCGCGACAGGGTGATTGAACTGCGCGGTGGCGCGGCCCTCTGTCAAGGGAGGCACCTCTGTTACTATCCCGAGGTGTGGGCCGCGGCGCAATCCGGGGAGGGCAGATGCTGA
- a CDS encoding SOUL family heme-binding protein: protein MKQRTPLIILTLIIILSGSHNTMAIEEAPYAVVKTEAAFEIRDYAPSLLAETLVDADFEKAGSSAFRRLFRYISGDNQSQTKIAMTAPVAQTQGENIAMTAPVGQQKSGDRWAVSFMMPASYSIETLPTPDDPLIRLRQVPARRVATVRYSGFWSKKNYQQNKAKLDVWIQQEGLTVNGEAVWARYNAPFVPWFMRRNEILIPVAH from the coding sequence ATGAAACAACGAACCCCGCTGATCATTCTCACTTTGATCATCATACTCTCAGGATCGCATAACACTATGGCTATTGAAGAAGCCCCATACGCAGTCGTCAAAACAGAAGCCGCTTTTGAAATTCGCGATTATGCGCCCTCTCTGCTCGCCGAGACTCTTGTCGATGCCGACTTTGAGAAGGCGGGAAGCAGCGCATTTCGGCGGCTGTTTCGTTACATCTCCGGGGACAACCAATCCCAAACAAAAATCGCCATGACTGCGCCGGTCGCCCAGACGCAGGGCGAAAATATTGCGATGACCGCCCCGGTCGGACAACAAAAATCAGGGGATCGTTGGGCGGTCAGCTTTATGATGCCAGCGTCCTACAGCATCGAAACCCTTCCGACTCCAGACGACCCTCTGATCAGGCTGCGCCAGGTTCCCGCCAGGCGCGTGGCGACAGTGCGCTACTCCGGGTTTTGGAGTAAAAAGAACTATCAGCAGAACAAGGCAAAACTGGATGTCTGGATTCAACAAGAAGGCCTGACCGTTAACGGAGAAGCGGTCTGGGCACGATACAACGCGCCTTTTGTCCCCTGGTTCATGCGGCGCAATGAAATTCTGATTCCTGTCGCTCACTAA
- a CDS encoding YncE family protein, which yields MAFKKYLFLAALLLGTTLICSRVEAKDLIFQMGNEMIQVIDADTDHITNIPMKGAARDSSFTADKKFLYVTGSRRVINKLDLQKMKIVKSINVEKKGWERFIYGMAISQDGKTGYVSVFSRRTENGEAIIGAPEVLQINLDNGKILRSLKIPFGVVSLCLVENDTKLYAVGQDIFTIDLSHKQMKIVDTIPMFDKGMNILALWNYTEENGGVWLSPYYSAEGMGLLSIDTKTGKVNETMLKGEPPFAYNAIYSPDKTKAYAVMDEVAVIDLKTRTYSKIVPIPEGTCYGIMPTTDGKKLYVGAGGSTITVFDVASMKPIKVLQMETDAMGLRRLTL from the coding sequence ATGGCTTTCAAAAAGTATTTATTTTTAGCAGCTTTGCTGCTTGGTACCACGCTGATCTGCAGTCGGGTCGAGGCCAAAGACCTGATATTCCAGATGGGGAACGAGATGATTCAGGTTATCGATGCCGACACCGATCACATCACCAACATCCCGATGAAGGGCGCTGCCCGTGATTCGTCTTTTACCGCTGACAAGAAGTTTCTCTATGTCACCGGCAGTCGCAGAGTCATCAACAAGCTTGACCTGCAAAAGATGAAGATCGTCAAAAGTATCAACGTCGAAAAAAAGGGCTGGGAGCGTTTCATCTACGGGATGGCGATCAGCCAGGATGGCAAGACCGGTTACGTGAGTGTTTTCTCCCGCCGCACCGAAAATGGTGAGGCGATCATCGGTGCGCCTGAGGTGCTGCAGATCAATCTCGACAACGGCAAAATACTGCGCAGCCTGAAAATCCCCTTCGGCGTGGTCAGCCTCTGCCTGGTCGAAAATGACACCAAACTCTATGCCGTCGGCCAGGACATTTTTACCATCGACCTCAGCCACAAGCAGATGAAAATAGTGGACACCATCCCCATGTTTGATAAGGGGATGAACATTCTGGCCTTATGGAACTACACCGAGGAGAACGGTGGCGTCTGGCTCTCTCCCTACTACTCAGCCGAGGGGATGGGTCTGCTGAGCATCGATACCAAGACCGGCAAGGTCAACGAGACCATGCTCAAGGGCGAGCCGCCTTTCGCCTATAACGCCATTTATTCACCCGATAAGACCAAGGCCTATGCGGTTATGGATGAGGTGGCGGTCATCGATCTGAAAACCAGAACCTACAGCAAAATTGTTCCCATTCCCGAAGGGACCTGCTACGGCATCATGCCGACCACCGACGGCAAGAAACTCTACGTCGGCGCAGGGGGCTCGACGATTACAGTCTTCGATGTCGCCAGCATGAAGCCGATCAAGGTGTTGCAGATGGAAACCGATGCCATGGGTTTGCGACGCTTGACGCTCTAA
- a CDS encoding chalcone isomerase family protein produces the protein MRKRVKSSLICPLLAVLFVLGTSLQAAEIKGVGFEDHILVEGTPLRIQGVALMKWAGFINVYAGALYLPENHSSEDWNTDISKSLELSYFHGIKAADFASASDKLLKKVLNDAEYASLSARLKTFYALFRDVEPGDRYRLIYLPGRGTELHLNDELLGTAPGADFAGAYFGIWLGEKPISKGFRDHLLAGGTENGL, from the coding sequence ATGCGAAAAAGAGTGAAATCTTCCCTGATCTGCCCTCTGCTTGCCGTCCTGTTTGTGTTGGGTACAAGCCTGCAGGCCGCTGAAATAAAAGGTGTCGGGTTTGAAGATCACATACTGGTGGAAGGGACCCCGCTCAGAATTCAGGGCGTCGCGCTGATGAAATGGGCCGGTTTTATTAATGTCTATGCCGGGGCCTTGTATCTGCCTGAGAACCACAGCTCAGAGGACTGGAACACTGACATTAGCAAAAGTCTGGAGCTTTCTTACTTCCATGGCATCAAGGCCGCAGATTTCGCGTCCGCTTCGGACAAGCTGTTGAAAAAAGTTCTTAACGACGCAGAGTATGCCAGCCTGTCGGCACGGTTAAAGACCTTTTATGCCCTGTTTCGTGATGTCGAGCCGGGTGATCGCTACCGTCTAATCTACCTGCCGGGCCGTGGGACTGAGCTGCACCTGAATGATGAGCTGCTCGGCACTGCCCCCGGAGCCGACTTCGCCGGCGCTTATTTCGGGATCTGGCTGGGGGAGAAACCGATCAGCAAGGGCTTCAGGGATCACTTGTTAGCAGGAGGCACTGAAAATGGTCTGTGA